In the genome of Streptomyces lydicus, the window CGTACTGCCAGGCAGGGCCCTTGGCGATGATGGCCAGCGGGCCTGCCACGACGACGGCGAAGGCCGTGCCGCTGGGGATCAGCGCCATGACGCGTTCGCGCTGCCGCTCGGGCACCATGCGGTCCACCGCGTCGGAGTACGGCGCCCAGGCGAAGCCCGGGCTGAGTCCGGCCATGACCAGGCCGGCGACCAGCATGCCGGTGCCCTCCGCGTAGGCCACCAGCAGCATGCCGGCCGCGGCGGAGAGACCGCCCGCGATCACCAGCGGCCGCGGGCCGAAGCGCGCCGAGAGGACGCCGACGATGAGCAGCGCGATGAGATAGCTGATGTAGGTGGCGCTGCCGATCAGGCCCACCAGCGAGACCGAAAGATCGAATTCGTTACGAATCTCCGGCAGGAAGAGACCGTATCCGTACCGGGCGAACCCGAAGGTCACGCCCTGGGCTGCCACCCCCGCGATGCCGACCTTCCACGCGGCCGACGGCCACTGTAATTCCCGGTGCTGGTCCGGTACCTGGTCCTGATCCATAAAAAACGGCCTTTCTCAACGAGACGTTCTGTTGCCAACCGTGCGGGGGGGCTGGGAGACTCCGTCGGCCGCTCAACTACCGCCCTCCCGGCGGGGCCAGGTCCCCAGGAGCCGCGCCACGGCTGCGCGGGCCTTGCTGATGGCGTCCTCCACCGTCCCCAGTGCCTGGGTGGTGGTCGCGCCCTCGTAGAGCATGAGGAGGGTGTCGGTCAGGTCTGCCGCGTTTTCATAGCCGGCTCGGTGGACGAGCGAGCTGATGTCCTCGCGGAGCTCGGCCTTGTGGGCCGTCACGATCGTCCGGGCGGGGTGATCTCGATGGGCCAGTTCGGCCGCGGCGTTCGCGAAGGAGCAGCCGCGGAAGCCGCGCTCGGAGTGGCAGATCCCCAGCGCGTCGAAGACGGCGAGGAGCCGGTCGCGCGGGTCGTCACCGGCTGCCTCCCAGGTGAGGTCCAGCAGCTTGCGCCAGCGGGCGTCCCGCTCCTCCAGATACGCGACTACCAGGGCATCCTTGCCTCGAAAGTGCTTGTAGAAGGTC includes:
- a CDS encoding TetR/AcrR family transcriptional regulator, giving the protein MNVHGAEPPPRPSARNRLLTAADDLFYAKGIETTGVDALIEAADVARMTFYKHFRGKDALVVAYLEERDARWRKLLDLTWEAAGDDPRDRLLAVFDALGICHSERGFRGCSFANAAAELAHRDHPARTIVTAHKAELREDISSLVHRAGYENAADLTDTLLMLYEGATTTQALGTVEDAISKARAAVARLLGTWPRREGGS